In Sphingobacteriales bacterium, the following are encoded in one genomic region:
- a CDS encoding dephospho-CoA kinase, with the protein MQRAYLANMVFKDAAALRQLNSCVHPAVQRDYEIWAAMQRKLRMPYILKEAALLVESGTYRYLDALIVITAPLDLRIARVLRRDPALSQADVEARIARQSSDAEKIAHAQAVLVNDETTLLLPTIVELHRQYSQ; encoded by the coding sequence TTGCAGCGTGCTTATTTAGCGAATATGGTGTTTAAAGATGCAGCGGCACTCCGACAGCTCAACAGTTGTGTACACCCCGCCGTGCAGCGCGATTATGAAATTTGGGCAGCGATGCAAAGAAAACTCCGAATGCCGTATATTCTTAAGGAAGCGGCTTTGCTTGTAGAAAGCGGCACTTATCGCTATTTAGATGCACTGATTGTAATAACAGCCCCGCTCGATTTGCGCATAGCCAGAGTGCTGCGCCGCGACCCTGCACTTTCGCAAGCCGATGTAGAAGCCCGCATTGCCCGCCAAAGCAGCGATGCCGAAAAAATCGCCCATGCTCAGGCGGTGTTGGTAAATGACGAAACAACGCTGCTGCTGCCGACTATTGTAGAGTTGCACCGACAATACAGCCAATAG
- a CDS encoding dephospho-CoA kinase encodes MKQIGITGGMGSGKSWITKVFAQWRVPVYDADSRAKYVMQHDALLKIQLKEYFG; translated from the coding sequence ATGAAACAAATAGGCATTACCGGCGGTATGGGTAGCGGTAAAAGCTGGATAACTAAAGTATTTGCACAGTGGCGTGTGCCGGTGTATGATGCCGACAGCCGCGCAAAATATGTGATGCAACACGATGCCCTGCTGAAAATACAATTGAAGGAGTATTTTGGGTGA